The following proteins are encoded in a genomic region of Hyphomicrobiales bacterium:
- a CDS encoding 2Fe-2S iron-sulfur cluster binding domain-containing protein has translation MTITLQSKSGEYKFETAEDEPILFAGLKAGLKLPYDCATGTCGSCRARVMDGNIDMAWTDAPGMARYKADKGDILMCQTRANGDCVLRVPSDTPDDQNKNTLPKLHHGTVDVVKKLTSDVIHYEIAMRENLSFQAGQFMVVEAPNLTGGRAYSMVNYDSSTDRISFVVKRNPNGGFSDWIFENDIKGSQLKLFGPLGRATFHPEEDKDLICIVGGSGIAGIMSILDHATRSGHLLKRKAKLFFGVRTLIDAFYMSELSSMMKEAKGNLEVTLVLSDEAPSASVHPDFPDITLAGGFVTDVAAGCVDGDNSNVIGYLAGPAPMVDAATRVLIVNAGLSAQQIRYDKFS, from the coding sequence ATGACCATCACGCTACAATCCAAATCAGGTGAGTATAAATTTGAGACGGCTGAAGATGAGCCTATTTTATTCGCTGGGTTAAAGGCGGGGCTTAAACTTCCCTATGATTGCGCGACAGGCACCTGTGGTTCTTGTAGGGCCCGCGTTATGGATGGAAATATCGATATGGCATGGACTGACGCACCAGGCATGGCGCGTTACAAAGCTGATAAAGGCGATATACTTATGTGTCAGACGCGCGCAAATGGCGATTGCGTGCTGCGCGTGCCTTCCGATACTCCAGATGACCAAAACAAAAACACATTACCTAAATTGCACCACGGAACAGTGGACGTAGTCAAAAAACTGACGTCAGATGTTATCCATTATGAGATAGCTATGCGCGAGAATCTGTCGTTTCAAGCCGGCCAATTTATGGTTGTGGAAGCGCCAAATCTGACTGGTGGCCGTGCTTACTCTATGGTGAATTATGATTCTTCAACAGATCGCATAAGTTTTGTTGTTAAGCGCAATCCAAATGGTGGATTTTCCGATTGGATTTTTGAAAATGACATTAAAGGCAGCCAGTTAAAACTCTTTGGTCCTCTGGGGAGGGCAACATTCCATCCTGAGGAAGATAAAGACCTTATATGCATCGTCGGCGGTTCTGGCATTGCAGGTATTATGTCTATTTTAGATCATGCAACGCGATCGGGGCATCTTTTAAAGCGAAAAGCAAAGCTGTTTTTTGGTGTTAGAACCTTAATAGATGCATTTTATATGAGCGAGCTTTCATCGATGATGAAAGAAGCAAAGGGTAATCTTGAAGTTACCCTTGTTCTATCTGATGAAGCGCCGAGTGCGTCAGTTCATCCAGATTTTCCGGATATTACGCTGGCGGGCGGGTTTGTCACTGACGTTGCTGCAGGTTGCGTTGATGGTGATAATAGCAATGTGATCGGCTATCTTGCAGGCCCAGCCCCGATGGTTGATGCGGCAACCCGTGTTTTAATTGTGAATGCGGGTCTTTCAGCACAGCAAATTCGTTATGATAAATTTAGCTAA
- a CDS encoding Rieske 2Fe-2S domain-containing protein translates to MSWTKICTTDEVTEGGVKKFWAGAAGGIPVLVARHKNGYTVLPPVCPHMEEPLEESGVIAGCVLTCTKHLWAWDLETLELKGEAEKPLKTYDAKVEDGHVMAFVTEQLLYDFEEEDELGDDDFFS, encoded by the coding sequence ATGAGCTGGACAAAGATTTGCACCACAGACGAAGTTACTGAAGGCGGCGTCAAAAAGTTTTGGGCAGGCGCTGCGGGAGGAATTCCTGTTCTTGTGGCTCGCCACAAGAATGGTTACACCGTTTTACCGCCTGTGTGTCCTCATATGGAAGAACCTTTGGAAGAATCTGGCGTCATCGCTGGTTGCGTTTTGACGTGCACAAAGCACCTTTGGGCGTGGGATCTGGAAACCTTGGAATTAAAGGGCGAAGCAGAAAAGCCTCTCAAAACCTATGATGCTAAGGTGGAAGATGGTCATGTTATGGCATTTGTCACGGAACAATTGCTCTATGACTTCGAAGAAGAAGATGAGCTAGGCGACGATGACTTTTTCTCCTGA
- a CDS encoding nuclear transport factor 2 family protein, translated as MPNNNYDISNSVRDTIYRATIALDGQEWHDWLALCSEDYYYIITSFSPEINKDMIYMEGDLKEMTSIIDLLPKHNTDHSPLRRHTSVYTVDVAEDGKSASAVSSFVVYQNMLDGNNSHIDSGESRLFLVGKYIDDFVIENDQVKFLKREVKLDNRRLDKGSHWPI; from the coding sequence ATGCCAAACAATAATTATGATATTTCTAACTCAGTTCGGGATACGATTTATCGAGCAACCATTGCACTGGATGGTCAGGAATGGCACGACTGGCTCGCATTATGTAGTGAAGATTACTACTATATAATAACCTCTTTCAGCCCAGAGATTAATAAAGACATGATCTATATGGAGGGCGACTTGAAGGAAATGACATCCATCATTGATCTGCTCCCTAAGCACAATACAGATCATTCTCCCTTGCGCCGTCATACATCCGTTTACACAGTTGATGTGGCTGAGGATGGTAAATCTGCCAGTGCAGTGAGTTCGTTTGTTGTTTATCAAAACATGCTTGATGGTAATAATTCTCATATTGATTCAGGTGAAAGCCGCCTGTTTTTGGTTGGCAAATATATTGATGATTTTGTCATTGAAAATGACCAAGTGAAGTTTCTCAAGCGTGAAGTTAAATTAGATAACCGTCGCTTGGACAAAGGGTCTCATTGGCCTATTTAA
- a CDS encoding aromatic ring-hydroxylating dioxygenase subunit alpha, whose translation MPARNNKQWTADPKLEKGEWIDSRVYSDETIAEEENSKIFKQVWVPVCHESELPEPYDFRTTSIANEPIIITRGPDKVVRAFLNVCPHRGMLIERRPSGSFMEGQPSGNPKRMTCMFHAWQFDMKGNCVYVSREEEGYQDRLCKADVGLRRLRCEVKYGGFVWVNLSDNPSVSLEDWAGKPFECLQKSLDEEPLEVFHYHKAIIDTNYKLWHDTNSEFYHDFMHYHNRVTGFNDSYFARKNEAFDHGHVVVGSFEVNYENYEGFESRAELSFPHLPPNQWYMIDLFPGFNFNLRGSALRTDVVTPLGPNKVMIEFRGLGLKSDSAEDRATRIKHHNSIWGPFGRNLHEDLIGVTGQGTTMREKTDNRRILHGRQENQTIHDENGMRHYYDEWGRWMDRLPSAPDQPYSPPAAAAEAEAAE comes from the coding sequence ATGCCCGCACGCAATAACAAACAATGGACAGCGGACCCAAAGCTTGAAAAAGGCGAGTGGATCGATAGTCGCGTTTATTCTGATGAGACTATTGCTGAAGAAGAAAATTCGAAAATTTTCAAACAGGTATGGGTGCCGGTCTGCCATGAATCTGAGCTTCCTGAGCCTTATGACTTCCGCACCACAAGTATTGCTAATGAGCCCATCATAATAACACGTGGTCCCGACAAGGTAGTGCGAGCATTCCTCAATGTTTGCCCTCACCGTGGTATGCTTATTGAGCGGCGTCCATCTGGAAGTTTTATGGAAGGTCAGCCATCAGGCAACCCTAAGCGTATGACTTGTATGTTCCATGCTTGGCAGTTCGACATGAAGGGCAATTGTGTCTATGTCTCCAGAGAAGAAGAAGGCTATCAGGATCGTTTGTGTAAAGCCGATGTAGGGCTGCGCAGACTTCGCTGTGAAGTAAAATACGGTGGTTTTGTCTGGGTTAACCTCAGCGATAATCCATCAGTTTCTCTTGAAGACTGGGCAGGCAAACCTTTTGAGTGCTTGCAAAAGTCTCTTGATGAAGAGCCTCTTGAGGTTTTCCATTATCATAAAGCGATAATCGATACGAACTATAAGTTATGGCATGATACTAACAGTGAGTTTTATCACGACTTCATGCACTACCATAATAGGGTAACCGGTTTTAATGATTCCTATTTTGCTCGTAAAAATGAAGCCTTTGACCACGGCCATGTCGTTGTCGGCTCATTTGAAGTTAATTACGAGAATTACGAAGGCTTCGAAAGTCGCGCAGAATTGTCATTCCCGCATTTGCCACCGAACCAGTGGTATATGATTGATCTGTTCCCTGGCTTCAACTTCAACTTGCGCGGATCAGCCTTGCGTACCGATGTGGTTACGCCATTAGGTCCAAATAAAGTGATGATTGAATTCCGTGGGCTTGGTTTAAAAAGTGATTCCGCAGAGGACCGTGCTACCAGAATTAAGCACCACAACTCGATTTGGGGCCCATTCGGTCGCAATCTGCATGAAGACCTGATTGGTGTTACCGGTCAAGGGACAACAATGCGCGAGAAGACGGATAATCGCCGTATTCTCCATGGTCGTCAGGAAAATCAAACCATCCATGATGAAAATGGTATGCGCCATTATTATGATGAATGGGGTCGTTGGATGGACCGTCTGCCAAGTGCGCCGGATCAACCATATTCTCCACCAGCGGCCGCAGCCGAAGCGGAAGCAGCAGAATAA
- a CDS encoding sulfite oxidase produces MSDVLVSEGGHTSENTFEFQEVQLAFRNRGIPAEGLRMPITPTGMHYLLNHWDIPVVDSSTWQLDIGGHVNKSIKLDLDDIKKRPAVKMPVTLECAGNGRAFMKPRPVNQPWTHDAVSTALWTGTPLKGILEEASLADGALEVLFTGADRGIQSGEDQYYQRSLTIADAMNDEVILAYEMNGAPLEPQHGYPLRLLVPGWYGMTSVKWLNQIEVVTEAFNGMQMIFYRETSGAGDAGTAIETIKVRALMAPPGVSTFPSLERRLEPGPVTLTGRAWAGKNQISRVEVSADDGKTWNDASLEEPIGEFAWRGWNYEWQATPGKHTLVSRATDSKGNIQPLEQVVTFYGVGNNGVARVEVNVK; encoded by the coding sequence ATGTCTGATGTTCTTGTAAGTGAGGGCGGCCATACAAGTGAGAACACATTTGAGTTTCAAGAAGTTCAGCTTGCGTTCAGAAATCGCGGAATACCGGCAGAGGGACTTCGTATGCCGATTACACCTACAGGCATGCACTATCTCCTTAATCACTGGGATATTCCTGTTGTAGACTCCAGCACATGGCAATTGGACATTGGTGGGCATGTTAATAAGTCGATTAAACTGGACCTTGATGACATCAAGAAACGACCAGCCGTCAAAATGCCAGTGACTTTGGAATGCGCCGGAAATGGCCGCGCTTTCATGAAACCGCGCCCTGTAAACCAGCCTTGGACGCATGACGCTGTGAGTACAGCTTTATGGACTGGCACGCCTCTTAAAGGTATTTTGGAAGAAGCTAGTCTTGCTGATGGCGCTTTAGAGGTGCTGTTTACGGGTGCAGATAGAGGAATACAATCAGGAGAAGACCAATATTATCAACGCTCTCTTACCATTGCTGATGCGATGAACGATGAAGTAATTCTGGCTTATGAAATGAATGGCGCCCCCCTTGAGCCGCAACATGGCTATCCGCTTCGCCTCCTTGTTCCAGGTTGGTATGGAATGACAAGCGTAAAATGGCTTAATCAAATAGAAGTTGTCACTGAGGCCTTCAATGGCATGCAGATGATATTTTATCGCGAAACCAGTGGTGCAGGAGATGCGGGAACTGCGATTGAGACGATTAAAGTGCGCGCATTGATGGCGCCTCCAGGTGTTTCTACATTTCCATCACTTGAGCGTCGTTTAGAGCCTGGCCCTGTCACCTTAACGGGCCGTGCATGGGCTGGGAAAAATCAGATATCGCGCGTCGAAGTAAGTGCAGATGATGGTAAAACTTGGAATGACGCATCGCTGGAAGAACCCATTGGTGAATTTGCATGGCGCGGCTGGAATTATGAATGGCAGGCCACCCCTGGAAAACATACGCTGGTTTCTCGAGCAACGGATTCAAAAGGTAATATACAACCACTTGAGCAAGTCGTTACTTTTTACGGCGTGGGTAATAATGGAGTTGCGCGCGTTGAAGTGAACGTTAAGTAG
- a CDS encoding TadE/TadG family type IV pilus assembly protein, protein MFLCKFKKKTEPFVKSESGVTAIEFALLAPVFFIIVISILEVGYTFSKVAMLNYSVSVATKDIYIGKASNNEITHDKIEQNICDNMSVLAGSNCTENLLLELITINDVTDLPNDNAQCRDEALNINPVVQFDPGGSSETVFMRVCFLTNVLVPGIGFGLQLPLEASGKYAIIASSAFVNEPF, encoded by the coding sequence ATGTTTTTATGCAAATTTAAAAAGAAAACTGAGCCTTTTGTTAAGTCGGAAAGCGGTGTAACTGCGATAGAATTTGCGCTCCTCGCACCTGTGTTTTTTATAATCGTCATATCAATCCTCGAAGTCGGCTATACCTTTAGCAAAGTCGCCATGTTGAATTATTCGGTGTCGGTTGCAACGAAGGATATATACATAGGTAAGGCCTCAAACAACGAAATCACCCATGATAAGATAGAACAAAATATATGTGACAACATGTCTGTATTGGCTGGATCGAATTGTACCGAAAACTTGTTGTTAGAATTGATAACCATTAATGACGTAACAGACCTTCCGAATGATAATGCGCAATGCCGAGATGAAGCACTGAACATTAATCCGGTTGTGCAATTTGATCCTGGGGGGTCGTCTGAAACAGTGTTCATGCGTGTTTGTTTTTTGACAAATGTCTTAGTTCCTGGGATTGGGTTTGGGCTTCAATTGCCCTTAGAAGCATCGGGTAAATATGCAATCATAGCTTCTTCAGCCTTTGTAAATGAACCGTTTTGA